The proteins below come from a single Mytilus edulis chromosome 5, xbMytEdul2.2, whole genome shotgun sequence genomic window:
- the LOC139522703 gene encoding pyruvate dehydrogenase phosphatase regulatory subunit, mitochondrial-like: protein MSLIRYLKVPLHKRCTSDAFYRAFHRSCINNNEASKSLKTVVDLPKHARVVICGGGVTGSSIAYHLAERGWNDVVLLEQGKYTCGTTWHSVGLIGQLRDDVPSARLVKYSAELYRSLEKAGHGIGWKQCGSINIAQTKDRVNLLQRKHAVAVATGIEAHFIGPKEVQRLAPVLKTEDIEAALYVPSDGVVAPSDLASTYVRLAKDRGVKMFEGVQVEKILTHNGHVHAVQTSLGTINCEYFVNCGGLWSRQIGKKSQPRVQVPLHATEHFYIVTKEVPGVDSTLPVIRDYDGLIYYREWSGGVMAGGFEPVAKPVFHTNIPDKFEFQLLPEDWDHFQILLDAILNRMPAVETAEVRQFVNGPESFTPDGSWILGESAEIAKYFVAAGMSSTGVVASGGVGKHIAEWIIDGEPSINLEAHDILRFVSFHNNRRFLRERVKESLGMYRMKYPGQQWKTGRNFRTSPLYTRLKAEGACFGETNAYERPMYFNDTADSEEQWGIQKGTFGKPIWHEHVKNEYWSCKERVSLIDMSSFSKFEIMSQGSEALDLLQYLSSNDINQPIGTVIHTGMQNNRGGYENDCSIVPLTDNRFFMIAPTSQQTRSFSWLRKHCPLDGSVMISDLTSAFSGLNVVGPHAQQLLADVTDTSMTLNDFKPMTCQVIDVGYAGGIIAMRLTHAGEDGFVLYVPSEYSLHVYDTLMKAGKDYGIRNAGYYAMRKLRIEKFFAFWGQDLSTDDTPFECGRDFRVKLNKGDFIGRDALVKQKENGISQKFVQFLLKDFDTDNDVWPWGGEPIYRNGKFAGTVTSSAYGPTLEKMICLGFVRDYDENDNRIIHKNINQFIMDKDANYEVVVGGQRFQAEARLYTTKEAYTSSDPVFIPVPKK from the exons ATGTCTTTAATCCGCTATTTAAAAGTTCCTTTACACAAACGCTGTACAAGTGATGCCTTCTACAGAGCTTTCCACAGAAGTTGTATAAACAATAACGAAGCATCAAAATCATTGAAGACAGTTGTTGATTTGCCAAAGCATGCCCGTGTGGTGATATGTGGTGGGGGTGTAACTGGGTCATCTATAGCTTACCATCTAGCAGAGAGAGGTTGGAATGATGTTGTACTGTTGGAGCAGGGGAA ATATACATGTGGAACAACATGGCATTCTGTTGGTTTAATTGGTCAATTGAGAGATGATGTTCCTTCAGCTAGACTAGTCAAGTACAGTGCTGAACTGTACAGGTCATTAGAAAAGGCAGGACATGGCATTG GTTGGAAGCAGTGTGGCAGTATTAACATTGCTCAAACTAAAGATAGAGTCAACTTGTTACAGAGAAAGCATGCTGTAGCTGT AGCTACTGGTATTGAAGCCCATTTTATTGGACCAAAAGAAGTACAAAGATTAGCACCCGTTCTTAAAACAGAAGATATCGAG GCAGCCTTATATGTTCCATCAGACGGAGTTGTAGCTCCTTCAGACTTAGCATCAACTTATGTTAGACTGGCTAAAGACAGAG GAGTGAAAATGTTTGAAGGAGTACAAGTTGAAAAGATTCTTACTCACAATGGTCATGTTCATGCTGTACAGACAAGCCTAGGAACAATTAACTGTGAATACTTTGTTAATTGTGGAGGGCTG TGGAGTCGACAGATAGGAAAGAAGTCACAACCCAGAGTTCAAGTACCATTACATGCTACAGAACATTTCTACATTGTTACAAAGGAGGTGCCAGGAGTGGACTCTACCTTACcag taATTAGAGATTATGATGGACTAATCTACTATCGGGAATGGAGTGGGGGTGTAATGGCAGGAGGTTTTGAACCAGTAGCTAAGCCAGTTTTCCATACAAATATTCCAGACAAATTTGAGTTCCAGTTACTGCCAGAAGATTGGGACCACtttc aaATATTACTTGATGCTATTCTCAATCGTATGCCTGCAGTGGAAACAGCCGAAGTACGTCAGTTTGTCAATGGACCAGAAAGTTTTACTCCTGATGGGAGCTGGATTCTTGGGGAATCTGCCGAG ATTGCTAAATACTTTGTGGCAGCAGGGATGTCCTCCACAGGTGTTGTAGCATCTGGTGGTGTAGGCAAACACATTGCAGAGTGGATCATTGATGGAGAGCCAAGCATTAATCTAGAAGCTCATGACATCCTAAGATTTGTATCATTCCATAACAACAGACGGTTCCTCAGGGAGAGAGTTAAAGAATCATTAG GCATGTATAGGATGAAATATCCAGGACAGCAATGGAAGACAGGACGTAACTTCCGTACCTCACCACTCTATACCCGACTGAAGGCTGAGGGAGCCTGCTTTGGTGAAACAAATGCTTATGAGAGACCTATGTATTTCAATGATACAGCTGACA GTGAAGAACAATGGGGCATACAGAAGGGTACCTTTGGTAAACCAATCTGGCATGAGCATGTGAAGAATGAGTACTGGTCATGTAAAGAAAGGGTCAGCTTGATTGATATGTCATCGTTCTCAAAGTTTGAAATAATG TCTCAGGGATCAGAAGCATTAGATTTATTGCAGTATTTAAGTTCTAACGACATAAATCAACCAATCGGAACAGTTATACATACAGGCATGCAGAATAATCGTGGAGGATACGAAAATGACTGTTCTATTGTACCGCTGACAGATAATAG GTTCTTCATGATCGCACCTACCTCACAGCAGACCAGATCCTTCTCCTGGTTAAGGAAACATTGTCCACTAGATGGATCTGTGATGATCTCTGACCTTACGTCAGCTTTCTCAGGGTTAAATGTGGTTGGTCCACATGCTCAACAGCTGTTGGCAGATGTCACAGATACGTCAATGACTCTCAATGACTTTAAACCAATGACATGTCAG GTTATAGATGTTGGCTATGCTGGAGGTATAATAGCTATGAGGTTAACACATGCTGGTGAAGATGGCTTTGTGCTTTATGTCCCATCAGAG TATTCCTTACATGTATACGACACACTCATGAAGGCAGGAAAGGACTACGGAATAAGAAATGCTGGGTATTATGCCATGAGGAAGTTAAGGATTGAGAAGTTTTTTGCTTTCTGGGGACAAGATCTCTCTACAGATGATACACCTTTTGAATGTGGCAGAGATTTCAGAGTAAAGTTAAAT AAAGGTGACTTTATAGGAAGAGATGCCTTGGTAAAACAGAAAGAAAATGGAATTAGTCAGAAGTTTGTTCAGTTCCTGTTAAAAGACTTTGATACGGACAATGACGTGTGGCCATGGGGTGGGGAACCAATCTATCGTAACGGCAAGTTTGCTGGTACAGTTACCTCCAGTGCATATGGTCCAACATTAGAGAAGATGATATGTTTAGGCTTTGTGAGAGACTATGATGAAAATGATAACAGAATAATTCATAAAAACATTAACCAATTTATAATGGACAAGGATGCTAACTATGAAGTGGTCGTAGGAGGACAGAGATTTCAAGCTGAGGCCAGATTATATACCACAAAGGAGGCTTATACTTCATCTGATCCCGTTTTTATTCCTGTTCCTAAAAAATAA